One Candidatus Sulfurimonas baltica DNA segment encodes these proteins:
- a CDS encoding asparaginase domain-containing protein — MLILNSGGTFNKRYNSLTGELEVPYDNDAINRILISVESSYDLAGVVYKDSLDMTIDDRKILANIIMESKDDVFVIVHGTDTMRETAQFLGAIFDDRAIVLVGSMKPFEIDQVEASLNLGMAIGFAKGVDEYGVYICMNGYVEPWEKLEKNRKFGKFELVQ; from the coding sequence ATGCTAATACTAAATAGCGGTGGCACTTTTAATAAAAGATACAACTCTCTAACCGGAGAGCTTGAAGTTCCATATGATAATGATGCTATAAACAGAATACTTATCAGTGTAGAGTCCTCATACGACTTAGCAGGTGTTGTTTATAAAGATTCATTAGATATGACTATTGATGACAGAAAAATATTGGCAAATATTATAATGGAATCTAAAGATGATGTTTTTGTGATTGTACATGGAACAGACACTATGAGAGAAACTGCTCAGTTTTTAGGTGCTATATTTGATGATAGAGCAATTGTCTTAGTAGGATCAATGAAGCCATTTGAAATTGACCAGGTAGAAGCTAGCCTAAATCTTGGTATGGCAATTGGATTTGCAAAAGGTGTAGATGAGTATGGAGTTTATATCTGCATGAATGGATATGTTGAACCATGGGAAAAATTGGAAAAAAATAGAAAATTTGGAAAATTTGAACTTGTACAATAA
- the gmhB gene encoding D-glycero-beta-D-manno-heptose 1,7-bisphosphate 7-phosphatase yields the protein MTKALFLDRDGVINVEINYLYKIEDFVFIDGIFNLCKYYQNLGYIIIVVTNQSGIARKYYTEDDFNILSSWMIKEFARNKIEIKKVYFCPHHPTISGECSCRKPHPGMLFNASKEFNIDLKNSIIVGDKERDIEAGLNAGLLETYLFDEKATNKKSKATKVVSKLEEIYNANTK from the coding sequence ATGACAAAAGCTCTATTCTTAGACCGAGACGGTGTTATTAATGTTGAAATAAATTATCTTTATAAAATCGAAGACTTTGTATTTATTGATGGTATATTTAACCTTTGTAAATACTATCAAAATTTAGGATATATAATTATAGTAGTTACAAACCAATCTGGGATAGCTAGAAAATATTATACTGAAGATGATTTTAATATTTTGTCTTCATGGATGATTAAAGAGTTTGCTAGAAACAAAATTGAGATAAAAAAAGTTTATTTTTGTCCACATCACCCTACTATTTCTGGAGAGTGCAGTTGCAGAAAACCACATCCTGGGATGCTTTTTAATGCAAGTAAAGAGTTTAATATTGATTTGAAAAACTCTATTATAGTTGGGGATAAAGAGAGAGATATTGAAGCCGGACTAAATGCTGGACTTTTAGAAACATATCTTTTTGATGAGAAAGCTACTAATAAAAAATCTAAAGCTACAAAAGTAGTTTCAAAACTAGAGGAAATATATAATGCTAATACTAAATAG
- the gmhA gene encoding D-sedoheptulose 7-phosphate isomerase — protein MKNYIKDQIKKSYETKQDIYNNEDLLNKIEEVSRLCVELYKGDKKTILAGNGGSAADAQHIAAELVGRYCFDRPSIPSLALTTDTSNLTAIGNDYGYDKVFSRQLEGMGQKGDIFIGISTSGNSKNIINAFISAKEKGITTVALTGRDGGEMAKLADIALVVPSESTPRIQEAHILIGHIICDIIEKETFGNGVG, from the coding sequence ATGAAAAATTATATTAAAGATCAAATAAAAAAATCTTATGAAACAAAACAAGATATTTATAACAATGAAGATTTATTAAACAAAATTGAAGAGGTTTCAAGGTTATGTGTTGAATTATACAAAGGTGATAAAAAAACAATTTTAGCCGGTAATGGTGGAAGTGCAGCAGATGCACAACACATTGCGGCAGAATTAGTTGGCAGATATTGTTTTGATAGGCCCTCAATACCTTCTTTGGCTCTTACAACAGATACTTCCAATCTTACGGCTATCGGAAATGATTATGGATATGATAAAGTTTTTTCACGCCAATTGGAAGGTATGGGGCAAAAAGGCGATATTTTTATTGGTATCTCTACTTCTGGAAATTCAAAAAATATCATTAATGCTTTTATTAGTGCAAAAGAAAAAGGTATTACAACTGTCGCTTTAACTGGCAGAGATGGCGGTGAGATGGCAAAACTTGCTGATATAGCTTTAGTTGTTCCATCTGAGTCTACCCCAAGAATACAAGAGGCTCACATACTTATAGGACATATAATATGTGATATTATTGAAAAAGAGACTTTCGGAAACGGAGTAGGCTGA